The window TCCATAGTTGCCATATCATTGTACCTACTATGTGTTGTATTTGTTCGGTTATGAATTATGGGGTTGTGGATAAGGCCCATATCTTGTTGGGTATGTTAGTTAATTACCAAgcaaaaaaactttttatttatttatcaattccTAATGCCATTTGCATGTTTCCTTGCTTAGGCATGCCCATTATTAGACCGGAAATACACCACTAGCATTAGTTTGGAAGGATGAGAATTTAATACCACATCATtcctattaaaatttaataaataaaacatacgTGGGAAAAAATAATTACTCACTAAATTTTCTCACTTTAAGGGAGAGCGCTTTGAACGTGTAACCCATTATGAACtcttaaaatttatcaaaatctCTGTGATTTGTAATGAATTTAGCCCAACccaaaagccttttttttttttttttttcctccacacacgtacccaCTTTTCTCCTCCCAAtatcttcattttgttttttgaattttgctttttcCTTCTTGGCTTTTTTTCCTCCACACACGTATCCCACTCTTCTCCTCCCTATCTTCACCGTATACCCACCCATATACACCCActctttctctttatattttttgtatttgttgtaTTGCTTCTACCTCTTCGCCCAGCACTAAATTAAATTCATCTCTAGTTCAGAAAGTGAGAGAGATCGCCGGCGGAGATCAATGGCCGTCGAAGAGAGTCGTTCGAAGGATGAGGCACCTACTCTCAGATCAGCgttctctcttatttatttgattagttttatgAGAAAGATTGGGGTTTGTCTTTGTCTTGACTGTTCATTAGCTAAAAAACCTTTTTGAGTTTTAGAGAGGCCGATACTGTTGGATACTTTTTGAGTCAAGCTTTTAAAGAAAGAAGTCAATTCAAATCCCATTGGATACTTTATCCTCatggaaaataaaacaaagaaggaGTCTTGTACAATCACAATTCACAACAACTCGCGGTTTTCCGGTGCTGGAAATTCCACTCATTTCTACATCAAAATCTCTGTTTTGCCACTACCTGTCGGTGACGGATGGGTGTCCTTTTCAGCGTTCCGTGGAAGAAAAAGACTCCTGCCAAACGCCGCGTTGGAGAGCGGATCCGGTGTCCGAAATTGGAACCTTGCATTTTTATCGCGAATAGTGCTCCAATCTGGGTATAAACCAATAACCGCTCAAAAAACAATCTTAGTACTAACTGTAACAAcgtttttatttcttaaatcttgaataaaaaaagttcAATGCAATTAAGCTTTGCGTTTTGTTCTATTCttaatctaaaaaagaaaagaaaaaattacaattaattttataatttaattttcgtTGTTACACCTTTATTTCTCAACATTGTAATCTGCTCGAATAGTTGAATCACCTCTTGAAGCTCAAGCTAAGTTACTTGTTGTCTTTTGAGGTTAGGGTGGCATAGATGAAGTAATTAACCATCATATAAAATTCCTCTTGTTTCTCTGGGTGCCACGGCAGTGAAAATACTTGGTGCCCAGCCATAGATTCGGctgcttctttctctttttatcaGAGCTTGCCTAACATTCCCAAAGGAGCTTTTACTCCAATATTTCAGTTGAGATTGACTTTTTTTGGGAACCCTTGTCCATTGGAGGACCAGTGATTCTTGCATCCCATGCTGAGTGAACCACACCCTCACAGCCTTCATCTTTAAGCCACATTGCTTTGAAACGGAGGGCCATTCTGGTCTGTAGAAACTTGCTTGTTCATTGACAGAGCAAAGCCATATAGGCTTGTGATCAGATGAGGAACCTCGATAGAGCAGTCATATACTTGCATATCTGTCACAATTCACATGTGAAAGGGTCTTGTCTACAATATGGAATTTTACTTTTAGTGTCATACGTGTTTGTATTTTTAtctgtaattttctttttaattgagtCGATGCATTTTTCCAGGACATGCAGACTCTGCAGCGTCATGAACAGCAGGTGCAAAAACTTGTGAAGATGGGCTTTGATGAGGCTGATGTGAGAAGTGCTCTGGAATATGGTAATGAAATCTCGGCTATTAAAATGCTGCGCTTTGCAGAGTGCGCATGGGCTGGTAATGATACAAATACAAAGGTTTAGTCTGAATCTCTAAGTTCCTCATCTCGCCTAGGCCTATCTTTTAATTCCTTGCATGCTATATCTATCTTCTGATGTAGCTTTATCCGTGTGACACTAGCTTATTATCGAGCAATTTTTTCCATGAGGTGGAGTTGCCATAACTATCAATGccattgaaaatttcaaaattaaagaatttttaTGCTTAGCGCCTTGTTTTAATCAACTAATGATTTGATAAGAAGCTAGATAACTGCTATACTGTGGGAGTTTGCCCTTAGGAGGAAAAGTTGTCTCATTCATCACGTTTATGCATCCCTTCTTTGTGTGTCAGTCCCACATATAATGGGGCTTATATATTATAAGAGGGATGATGTTTGTAGCCGATGCATTGAAACCTTGATTGATAAAGCTGGACTTAATTACTAAGTAccatacaagtaacctaataaGTTGACTTGTATTCTAtgatttgaattcaaaatgaatgTAATTATTCCTTTCATGAGCATCACTTTAAGCCTTGCCCCATCAATGGcgaaaaaacaaaatcatgcaatggatttttttttttttttttttttttttttgagaaacattcaGATGTTTTGCTTATAACTAAAGAAAAGCCATAAAGGCTTGTGATCAAAAGAGGAACCTCGATAGAGCAATCATATACTTGCATATCTGTCACTATCTTTACTATTGAAAACGTCTCGTCTTTGATATGGAATTTTACTATTAGTGTCACAAGTGTTTGTAATTTTAtctgtaattttctttttaattgagtCTATGCATTTGTAACTTGCAATTTGCCTTCAGCTATGGCAGCCTGATGAGCAGCAGGTGCAAAAACTTGTGGAGATGGGCTTTGCTGAAGCAGCTGTCGGAAGTGCTCTGGAAGCTGTTAATGGGGATGAAATCTTGGCTATTAAAATGCTTTGCTTTGAAGAGTGTGGACCAGCTGGAATTGATACATATAGAAAGGTTTAGTTTGAATCTCTAAGTTCCTCATCTAGCCTAGGCCTGTCTTTTAATTCCTTGTGTGCTATGTTTTTGCAAGCATATCTATCTTCTGATGTAGCTTTATCTGTGTGACACTAGCTTATTATCGAGCAACTTTTTCCATGAGACGAAGTTGCCATAACTATTAGTGCCAttgaagttttcaaaattaaagaagaaagttTTATGTTTAGCGCCTTGTCTTAATCAACTAATGATTTGATAAGAAGCTAGATAACAGCTAAACTGTGGGAGTTTGCCCTTAGCAGGAAAAGTTGTCTCATTCATCACATATATGCATCCTTTTCTCTGTGTCTCGGTCCAACATATGACTGGGGCTTACATAATATAAGAGGGATGATGTTTGTAGCCGATACATTGCCACCTTGATTGATAAAGTTGGACTCAATTACTAAGTAccatacaagtaacctaattaGTTGACTTGTATTTTATGATTTGAATTGAAAATGAATGTAATTATTCCTTTAATGAGCATCACTTTAAGCCTTGCCCCATCAACggcataaaaacaaaatcatgtagtggactctttttttttttttttttttttttggagaaacattcAAATGTTTTGcttataactaaataaaagcCATAAAGGCTTGTGATCAAAAGAGGAACCTCGATAGAGCAGTCATATACTTGCATATCTGTCACTATCTTCACTATTGAAAAGGTCTTCTCTTCGATATGGAATTCTACTATTAGTGTCACATGTTTTTGTACATTTAtctgtaattttctttttaattgagtCTATGCATTTGTAACTTGCAATTTGTCTTCAGCTATGGCAGCCTGATGAGCAGCAGGTGCAAAAACTTGCGGAGATGGGCTTTGCTGAAGCAGCTGTGAGAAGTGCTCTGGAAGCTGTTAATGGGGATGAAATCTTGGCTATTAAAATGCTTCGCTTTGCAGACTGTGGACCAGCTGGTATTGAAACATATAGAAAGGTTTAGTTTGAATCTCTAAGTTCGTCATCTAGCATAGGCCTGTCTTTTAATTCCTTGCATGCTATGTTTTTAAAAGCATATCTAACTTCTGATGTAGATTCCTCTGTGTGACACTAGCTTATTATCGAGCAACTTTTTCCATGAGATGGAGTTGCCATAACTATCAGTGCTAttgaagttttcaaaattaaagaaagttttgtGTTTAGTGCCTTGTTTTAATCGACCAATGATTTGATAATAAGCTAGATAACAGCTAAACTGTGGGAGTTTGCCCTTAGGAGGAAAAGTTGTCTCATTCATCATGTTTATGCATCCTTTCTCTGTGTGTCGGTCCCACATAGGACTGGGGCTTACATAATATAAGGGGGATGATGTTTGTAGCCAGATGCATTGCAACCTTGATCGATAAAGCTGGACTCAATTACTAAGTAccatacaagtaacctaataaGTTGACTTGTATTTTAtgatttgaattcaaaatgaatgTAATTATTCCTTTCATGCACATCACTTTAAGCCTTGCCCCATCaacagtggaaaaaaaaaatcatgcagtggacaattttttttgcatctgtCATTCaggtgttttgttttgtttttctttttgagaaacattcAAATGTTTTGCTTACAACTAGAGAAAAGTCATAAAGGCTTGTGATCAAAAGAGGAACCTCGATGGAGCAATCATAGACTTGCATAACTGTCACTATCTTCACTATTGAAAAGTTCTTGTCTTCGATATGGAATTTTACTATTAGTGTCACATGtgtttgtacttttatttgtaattttctttttaattgagtGTATGCTTTTGTAACTTGGAATTTGTTTTCAGCTATGGCAGCCTGATGAGCAGCGGGTGCAAAAACTGGTGGAGATGGGCTTTGCTGAAGCTGCTGTGAGATGTTCTCTGGAAGCTGTTAATGGTGATGAAATCTTGGCTATTAAAATGCTTCGCTTTGCAGAGTGTGCACGGGCTGGAAATGATACAAATACAAAGGTTTAGTTTGAATCTCTAAGTTCCACATTGAGCCTAGACCCGTCTTTTAATTCCTTGCATGTTATGTTTTTGCAAGCATATCTATCTTCTGATGTAGCTTTATCCATGTGATAGTAGCTTATTATCGAGCAAATTTTTCCATGATGTGGAGTTGCCATAACTATCAGTGCCATTgaagatttaaaaattaaagaagaaagttTTATGTTCAGCGCCTTGTTTTAATCATCTAATGATCTGATAAGAAGCTAGATCACAGCTAAACTGTGGGAGTTTCCCCTTTGGAGGAAAAGATGTCTCATTCATCACATATATGCATTCTTTCCCTGTGTGTCGGTCCCACATATGATTGGGGCTTACATAATAATAGGGATGATGTTTGTAGCCGATGCGTTGCAACCTTGATTGATAAAGTTGGACTTAATTACTAAGTACCATACAAATAACCTAATAAGTACACttgtattttatgttttgaattCAATATGAATGTAATTATTCCTTTCATTAGCATCACTTTAAGCCTTGTCCCATCAATGGCGAAAAAACTAATTCATGTAgtgcacttttttatttttttgcatttgtcattatagagttttgttttgttttttttttttttttgagaaacattcaGATGTTTTGCTTATAATTAAAGAAAAGCCATAAAGGCTTGTGATCAAAAGAGGAACCTCAATAGAGTAGTCATATACTTGCATATCTGTCACTATCTTCACTATTGAAAAGGTCTCGTCTTCAAAATGGAATTTTACTATTAGTGTCACGTGTGTTTGTACTTTAAtctgtaattttatttttaattgagtcTATGAATTGGGAACTTGCAATTTGTCTTTAGCTATGGCAGCCTGATGAGCAGCAGGTGCAAAAATATATTGGGATGGGCTTTGCTGAAGCTGCTGTGAGAAGTGCTCTGGAAGCTGTTAATGGTGATGAAATCTTGGCTATTAAAATGCTTCGCTTTGAAGAGTGTGCACGGGCTGGAAATGATACAAATACAAAGGTTTAGTTTGAATCTCTAAGTTCCTCACCTAGCCTAGGCCTGTCTTTTAATTCTTTGCATGCTATGTTTTTACAAGCATATCTATTTTCTTATGTAGCTTTATCCATGTGACACTAGCTTATTATCAAGCAACTTTTTCCATGAGGTGGAGTTGCCATAACTATCAGTGCCATTGATATTGTCaaatttaaagaagaaagtTTTATGTTCTGCACCTTGTTTTAATCAACTAATGTTTTGATAAGAAGCTAGATAATTGCTAAACTGTGGGAGTTTGCCTTTAGGAGCAACAATTGTCTCATTCATTACATATATGCGTCCTTTCTTTTTGTGTCGGTCCCACATGACTGGGGCTTACATAATATAAGAGGGATGATGTTTGTAGCTGATGTATTGCAACCTTGATTGATAAAGCTTTACACAATTACTAATTACCATATAACTAACCTAATAAGTTGACTTGTATTTTATGATTTGAATTGGAAATGAATGTAATTATTCCATTCATGAGCATCACTTTAAGCCTTGCACTATCTACGGcgaaaaaacaaaatcatgcaatggtctttttttttttggagtaacaTTCAGATTTTTGCTTATAACTAATGAAAAGCCATAAAGGATTGTGATCAAAAGGGGAACCTCGACAGAGCAGTCATATCTGTCACTATCTTCACTATTGCAAAGGTCTTGTCTTGGATACGGAATTTTACTATTGGTGTCACATGTGTTTGTACTTTtaactttgattttctttttaattgagtGTATGCATTTGTAACTTGCAATTTGTCTTCAGCTATGGCAGCCTAATGAGCAGCAGGTGCAAAAATATATGGAGATGGGCTTTGCTGAAGCTGCTGTGAGAAGTGCTCTGGAAGCTGTTAATGGCAATGAAATCTTGGCTATTAAAATGCTTTGCTTTGCAGAGTGTGGACCAGCTGGAATTGATACATATAGAAAGGTTTAGTTTGAATCTCTAAGTTCCTCATCTAGCCTAGTCCTGTCTTTTAATTCCTTGCATGCTATGTTTTACAAGAATATCTATCTTTTGATGTAGCTTTATCCATGTGATAGTAGTTTATTATCGAGCAACTTTTTTCGTGAGGTGGAGTTGCCATAACTATCAGTGCCATTgatgttttcaaaattaaagaagaaagttTTATGTTCAACGCCTTGTTTTAATCAACTAATGATTTGATTAGAAGCTAGATAACTGCTAAATTGTGGGAGTTAGCCCTTAGGAGGAAAAGTTGTCTCATTCATCACATATATGCATCCTTTCTCTGTGTGTTGGTCCCACATATGACTGGGGCTTACATAATATAATAGGGATGATGGTTGTAGCCGATGCATTGCAACCTTAATTGATAAAGCTAGACTCAATTACTAAGTAccatacaagtaacctaataaGTTCCCttgtattttatgttttgaattcaaaatgaatgTAATTATTCCTTTCATGAGCATCACTTTAAGCCTTGCCCCATCAACGGcgaaaaaacaaaatcatgcagtggactttttttttttcgagaaacATTCAGATGTTTTGCTTATAACTAAAGAAAGCCATAAATGGTTGTGATCAAAAGAGGAACCTCGATAGAGCAGTCATATACTTGCATATCTGTCACTATCTTCACTATTGAAAAGGTCTCGTCTAAGATATGGAATTTTACTATTAGTGTCACATGTGTTTGTACTTctatctgtaattttttttttttaattgagtctATGCATTTGTAACTTGCAATTTGTCTTCAGCTATGGCAGCCTGATGAGCAGCGGGTGCAAAAACTTGTTGAGATGGGCTTTACTAAAGCTGCTGTGAGAAGTGCTCTGGAAGCTATTAATGGTGATGAAATCTTGGCTATTAAAATGCTTCGCTTCGCAGAGTGTGTGCGGGCTGGAAATGATACAACTACAAAGGTTTAATTTGAATCTCTAAGTTCCTCATCTAGCCTAGGCTTGTCTTTTAATTCCTTGCATGCTATGTTTTTGCTAGCATATCTATCTTTTGTTGTAGATTTATCTGTGTGACAGTAGGTAATTATTTAGCAACTTTTACCTTGAGGTGGAGTTGCAATTACTATCAGTGCCAttgaagttttcaaaatgaaagaagaaaatttgatgTTCAGCGCCTTGTTTTAATCAACTAATGATTTGATAAGAAGCTAGATAAGTGCTAAACTGTGGGAGTTTTCCCTTAGGAGGAAAAGTTGTCTCATTCATCACATATGTGCATCCTTTGTTTGTGTGTTGGTCCCACAAATGACTGGGGCTTACATAATAAGAGGGATGATGTTTGTAGCCTATGCATAGCAACCTTGATTGATAAAGTTGGACTCAATTTCTACGTAccatacaagtaacctaataaGTTGACTTGTAATTTATGATTTGAATTCGAAATGAATGTAATTATTCCTTTCATTAGCATCACTTTAAGCGTTGCCTCATCAACAGCAAAAAAACAGAATCATgcagtggatttttttttgtttgtttgtttgtttgtttgcatcTATCATTCaggagttttgttttgttttgtttttttgtttttttttttgagcaacaCTAAGATGTTTTGCTTATAACTAAAGAAAAGCCATAAAAGCTTGTGATCAAAAGAGGAGCCTCAATAGAGTAGTCATATACTTGCATATCTCTCACTATCTTCACTATTGATAAGGTCTCATTTTCAATATGGAACTTTACTATTAGTGTCCCATGTGTTTGTACTTTTAtctgtaattttctttttaattaagtCTATGCATTTGTAAATTGCAATTTCTCTTCAGCTATGGCAGCCTGATGAGCAGCGGGTGCAAAAACTTGTGGAGATGGGCTTTGTTGAAGATGCTGTGAGAAGTGCTCTGGAAGCTGTTAATGGTGATGAAACCTTGGCTGTTAAAATGCTTCGCTTTGCAGAGTGTGCACGGGTTGGAAATGATACAAATACAAAGGTTTTAGTTTGAATCTCTAAGTTCCCCATCTAGTCTAGGCCTTTCTTTTTGTTCCTTGCATGCTATGTTTTTGCAAGCATATCTATCTTCTGTTGTAGCTTTAGCCGTGTGACACTAGCTTATTATGGAGCAACTCTTTCCATGAGGTGGAGTTGCCATAACTATCAGTgccattaaaattttcaaacttaaaGAAGAAAGTTTTATGTTCAGTGCCATGTTTTAATCAACTAATGATTTGATAAGAAGCTAGATGAGTGCTAAACTGTGGGAGTTTGCCCTTAGGAGGAAAAGTAGTCTCTTTCATCACATATATGCATCATTTTTCTGTATGTCGGTCCCACATATGACTGGTGCTTACATAATATAAGA of the Quercus robur chromosome 10, dhQueRobu3.1, whole genome shotgun sequence genome contains:
- the LOC126701953 gene encoding uncharacterized protein LOC126701953 isoform X2, which encodes MQTLQRHEQQVQKLVKMGFDEADVRSALEYGNEISAIKMLRFAECAWAGNDTNTKLWQPDEQQVQKLVEMGFAEAAVGSALEAVNGDEILAIKMLCFEECGPAGIDTYRKLWQPDEQQVQKLAEMGFAEAAVRSALEAVNGDEILAIKMLRFADCGPAGIETYRKLWQPDEQRVQKLVEMGFAEAAVRCSLEAVNGDEILAIKMLRFAECARAGNDTNTKLWQPDEQQVQKYIGMGFAEAAVRSALEAVNGDEILAIKMLRFEECARAGNDTNTKLWQPNEQQVQKYMEMGFAEAAVRSALEAVNGNEILAIKMLCFAECGPAGIDTYRKLWQPDEQRVQKLVEMGFTKAAVRSALEAINGDEILAIKMLRFAECVRAGNDTTTKLWQPDEQRVQKLVEMGFVEDAVRSALEAVNGDETLAVKMLRFAECARVGNDTNTKLWQPDEQQVQKLVEMGFAEATMRSALEAVNGDEILAIKMLRFAEFGPARINTYRKLWRPDEQRVQKLAEMGFAEAVVRSALEAVNGDEILAIKMLRFAQFARAGNSTNTKPDEQRVQKLVEMGFAEAAVRSALEAVNGVEILAIKMLRFAECARAGNDTNTKLWQPDEQQVQKLVEKCCDDAAGRSAMEAPVRSALEAVNGDEKYAITMLLFAARVQSSNDIKTKEVQNLVAVEVLLMLFIICLFFIFLLNSEAVNGDEILAFKLMK
- the LOC126701953 gene encoding uncharacterized protein LOC126701953 isoform X12, whose protein sequence is MVMKSRLLKCCALQSAHGLLWQPDEQQVQKLVEMGFAEAAVGSALEAVNGDEILAIKMLCFEECGPAGIDTYRKLWQPDEQQVQKLAEMGFAEAAVRSALEAVNGDEILAIKMLRFADCGPAGIETYRKLWQPDEQRVQKLVEMGFAEAAVRCSLEAVNGDEILAIKMLRFAECARAGNDTNTKLWQPDEQQVQKYIGMGFAEAAVRSALEAVNGDEILAIKMLRFEECARAGNDTNTKLWQPNEQQVQKYMEMGFAEAAVRSALEAVNGNEILAIKMLCFAECGPAGIDTYRKLWQPDEQRVQKLVEMGFTKAAVRSALEAINGDEILAIKMLRFAECVRAGNDTTTKLWQPDEQRVQKLVEMGFVEDAVRSALEAVNGDETLAVKMLRFAECARVGNDTNTKLWQPDEQQVQKLVEMGFAEATMRSALEAVNGDEILAIKMLRFAEFGPARINTYRKLWRPDEQRVQKLAEMGFAEAVVRSALEAVNGDEILAIKMLRFAQFARAGNSTNTKPDEQRVQKLVEMGFAEAAVRSALEAVNGVEILAIKMLRFAECARAGNDTNTKLWQPDEQQVQKLVEKCCDDAAGRSAMEAPVRSALEAVNGDEKYAITMLLFAARVQSSNDIKTKEVQNLVAVEVLLMLFIICLFFIFLLNSEAVNGDEILAFKLMK
- the LOC126701953 gene encoding uncharacterized protein LOC126701953 isoform X11, giving the protein MGFAEAAVRSALEAVNGDEILAIKMLRFAERARAGNYTNTKLWQPDEQQVQKLVEMGFAEAAVGSALEAVNGDEILAIKMLCFEECGPAGIDTYRKLWQPDEQQVQKLAEMGFAEAAVRSALEAVNGDEILAIKMLRFADCGPAGIETYRKLWQPDEQRVQKLVEMGFAEAAVRCSLEAVNGDEILAIKMLRFAECARAGNDTNTKLWQPDEQQVQKYIGMGFAEAAVRSALEAVNGDEILAIKMLRFEECARAGNDTNTKLWQPNEQQVQKYMEMGFAEAAVRSALEAVNGNEILAIKMLCFAECGPAGIDTYRKLWQPDEQRVQKLVEMGFTKAAVRSALEAINGDEILAIKMLRFAECVRAGNDTTTKLWQPDEQRVQKLVEMGFVEDAVRSALEAVNGDETLAVKMLRFAECARVGNDTNTKLWQPDEQQVQKLVEMGFAEATMRSALEAVNGDEILAIKMLRFAEFGPARINTYRKLWRPDEQRVQKLAEMGFAEAVVRSALEAVNGDEILAIKMLRFAQFARAGNSTNTKPDEQRVQKLVEMGFAEAAVRSALEAVNGVEILAIKMLRFAECARAGNDTNTKLWQPDEQQVQKLVEKCCDDAAGRSAMEAPVRSALEAVNGDEKYAITMLLFAARVQSSNDIKTKEVQNLVAVEVLLMLFIICLFFIFLLNSEAVNGDEILAFKLMK
- the LOC126701953 gene encoding uncharacterized protein LOC126701953 isoform X21; amino-acid sequence: MGFAEAAVRSALEAVNGDEILAIKMLRFAERARAGNYTNTKLWQPDEQQVQKLAEMGFAEAAVRSALEAVNGDEILAIKMLRFADCGPAGIETYRKLWQPDEQRVQKLVEMGFAEAAVRCSLEAVNGDEILAIKMLRFAECARAGNDTNTKLWQPDEQQVQKYIGMGFAEAAVRSALEAVNGDEILAIKMLRFEECARAGNDTNTKLWQPNEQQVQKYMEMGFAEAAVRSALEAVNGNEILAIKMLCFAECGPAGIDTYRKLWQPDEQRVQKLVEMGFTKAAVRSALEAINGDEILAIKMLRFAECVRAGNDTTTKLWQPDEQRVQKLVEMGFVEDAVRSALEAVNGDETLAVKMLRFAECARVGNDTNTKLWQPDEQQVQKLVEMGFAEATMRSALEAVNGDEILAIKMLRFAEFGPARINTYRKLWRPDEQRVQKLAEMGFAEAVVRSALEAVNGDEILAIKMLRFAQFARAGNSTNTKPDEQRVQKLVEMGFAEAAVRSALEAVNGVEILAIKMLRFAECARAGNDTNTKLWQPDEQQVQKLVEKCCDDAAGRSAMEAPVRSALEAVNGDEKYAITMLLFAARVQSSNDIKTKEVQNLVAVEVLLMLFIICLFFIFLLNSEAVNGDEILAFKLMK